Within the Apus apus isolate bApuApu2 chromosome 8, bApuApu2.pri.cur, whole genome shotgun sequence genome, the region CTGGGCTCCAAGCAGAAGAGGGGGGGAAACTGGAGAGGAAATCCGCACGAGCTCTGCAACCAAGCAGcaccccaggagctgggaacaCCATCCCTTCCAAAGAGATGACCCTCCCGTTGGGTTGGGATGAAATCCACTGAGCTTAGGCAAGGAGACACAGCTGGGAACACCATTCCTTCCAAAGAGATGACCCTCCCATTGGGTTTGGACTAAAAGCCACCGAGCTTAAGGCAGGAGGATTcagctgctgtggctctgctgctgagccagaGGCACCACTGGGGTCCTGCATCCATGGTTGCATCCTGCTTTTCCATGTTTGGAGGTGGCAGGGCTCTGACCCCCCTGGGGGGTCTCCAGCTGTagcctgccccacagccagaGGCATttccagggatgctgcaggatgCAGCACTGGCTCCCGGCAGCTCCCAGTGCATCTTGGACATCTTCCTGGTGTTGGATCTCAAGTATTTCACTCCGTCCCGAGACACCCATGGTCTCATCCTGGCACCTTCAACCATGAGAGGGTTTGTGAGGGAGTTAcccacagaaagcagctgagcCTCTGGAAGGCTTGTTGCCCAACCACAAACcgtccagctgctccagcctccaaGACAAAGGCTCTTTGTGCCATTTTATGCCTGTTTTGCTGCCTTCAGTGCCACCACTTCTTGGCATCCTCAGAGCTGCCACAGCTCTCCCTTCCTCAGCACACTCTCCTCCATGCCTATGagtcccagcagagccagcctggAGGAAAACCAGCTCCTGGTCAGAACCACACGTGTTGCATGTTTGCAGCTGGTCCTTCAACCAACGCAACAGACATCTCCAAAGGGGCAGCAGGCTGGTAGCAAGGAGACCTGGACCTTTCACAGATTCTCCACAGGTTGAAAGTTTAGTACCGACCAGGGACCTCTGTGGAAGCAAGTTCAGAGTTCTATCTGCCCAAAATACAGCTACCAGAGTAGGAAAAGGTGCCACCTGCCTCggtgctgctggccagggaAGGCTTGCATTACTCTGCCTCCCCAGAGTGTGAATGTGTTGGTAGATACCACAGTCAGTTGGCTCTTCATCCCCTTCTTGCCACTTCTCTCAGCCTGGCCAGGCAGCCAGACTCATCATCAGCTGCACATCGAGTGATGGGAGAGTCAGATCAAGTTTCCAACAGCATCACTTCATCCTGGAGCAACTCCCTCACTGCCTTGTCCCACTTTGGGCTCTCTGGCCATCAATGATCTTCCACACCAGGGTATTTCAGCAAGCCTTAccttgcagagctctgctgccccaCATGCATGGAATGACAGGTTTGGGACagaagggacctaaaagatcatccagatccaaccccctgcatgggcagggacacctcccaccagcccaggctgctccaagccccatccaacctgcccttcagcactgccagggatggggcagccacagcttccctgggcaacctgggccaggctctcaccaccctcacactccagaattccctcctcgtgtctcacctcaatctccctctcccagttttcatccatccccccttgtcctctccctccctgcccttgtcccaagcccctccccagctttcctggagccccttcaggcactggaaggtgctctcaggtctccctggagccttctcttctccaggctgaacaccccaactctcccagcctggctcctaTTTCTaggctgggcaggaggtgcctgttgctgctgctggagcaggagctgggctgttcCTCAGCACCCAGGGCACCCCACAGGTATCACTGTTTACCTTTCAGGGTGATATCTGTGTCCCAGCTGGAAATTTCCACTGCTGGAGCACAACCCCTGAGGCTCCGTGGTTATCGCTGCCTCTGCACCTCTTCACCCATGGAAACGTGACCtgacttccaaaaaaaaaaacccaacaaatttatttttaaaaagtctccAGGCCTcctcccctcacacacacacgttTCTTCTACCTACCAATGGCCTGAAACCTCTGCTTCCTTCTAGGAAGTTGAATGCAATCTACAGGTGCCAGCCAGGTCGGCTCTGGGTCTTCTTCagcctcctcatcctcctcctggTCACCCTGCAAGTTGTGGAGaagctgcagcctcccaggtAGGTCCCAAGCAGGACTGCAAACCTGCACCTGATCCCTCCAGCCTTTTGCTGACCCCTGAGGTGGCTTGAAAAACCATCCTCCTGGAAACCACCCAGCAGGATCTTCTTTAGACAGGGGGGAGAATCCTGGTGGGACAGGACCCCTCTGGGGCTCTCACGTCCAGAGCCTAGACCCATGCCAGAGCTGAGACCACCCTGGATCCAGTTcaggctgctctgggctttGTCCTGGCTGGTCTCTAAACTCCACAGCTCCTGGGCATCCTCCCTGTCCTCACAATCTGGGCTGACCTGCAGAAACTCTCCTACAGCTTCTCCAGGCCacctgctcttccctccccttGCCTTTTCTTGCTTTGCCCCTGCCCACCAGCCCCGGGAGCTCCAGGGGGGGGGACAGGACATCAGCACATCCTTGCTGACCCGTCCTTCTCCTCTGgcacccaccccagccccccagggGAGGGGTCAAATCCTCCACCTCCCAACGTGCCACCCCAAGAAAGACGGGAGGATGGGCTCTGGGGAGAGTTGGTTGAGCTGCAGAGGACCTGCCCTCCTTGCAGGCTCCTTCCATCCTCAGTTTCTGCTGAGCCTGGTGTCCTCCCTGTCACAGGAGCTGCCGCTGTGAGCTGGAGCAGAGTGCCCACCACAGCCAGAAGAGGTTCAGCTCTGCCCTCCAGAGCCCTGACCTGCTGTGGGAGGATGACCCCCCAGAGTGGCAGAGGAAAGCCAGGCCCCAGCTGGCTGCGACCGAGGACATTTTTCAGGTGGATCTCTACTTCAGTCAGGAGACCCCGCTGGGAAGGAGCCCAGGCAGCCAAGAGGAGCACCGGACGTGGCAGCCcgtggagagcagcagggaggtgaaCACCCATCCTTCATCCACCAGGATGAAGTCCCACCTTCCTGGCCTGAGCAAAGCGACCAGAAAAGGTCCTTCTCCCAGTCTCCCCGGGAGGATCTCCAGAGTTTGGGGAGATGTTGAAGCTGTCCCAGACAAGTTCATGATCTTTGCAAAGAGGAAGagtgcagaggagcagggaaggacagCCCCACCAGGCACCAGGCAGGTGTTGGTGCTGAGCCAGTCTCAGCCTCCAGCCACAGGTTCCCCCCACCACCAGTGGCTCAAACACTCCTTGCCAAACGCAGCCCAACCTCCACCAGCAGAGGACTTGGATAAGACAGACCTGGAGAGAGGGTTTTTCCCACGCCAGACAGAAGtctctgagggtggtgagttGACTCTTGGAGGAGGCCATCAGGCCAGAGGGGTCTTCTCTCCAGGGGAGATGTGTGAGCCCAAGACTGACATCGTTTTCCTCAAAGTCCACAAGAGCGCCAGCAGCACCGTCATGAACATCCTCTTCCGCTTTGGGGAGACACACAACCTCACCTTTGCCTTCCCCTCGGGGGGGGGCAACCAGCTCTTCTACCCCAACCACTTCTTGGCCAAGTTCGTGCAGGGCTTCTCTCCCCAGAGCCCTCAGAGGTTCAACATCCTCTGCCACCACATGCGGTTCCTGCAGCCGGAGGTAGGGGCAGAGCCTTggtggaaggggaaggaggagaggggctggtggggagggaggtgggacaCCCACGGGGCAGGTCAACCCTTCAGGGACGGAGCTAAAGGGGGAACAGGGTTGCCCCCAGGTACCTTGAGCCTTATGGGCATCTCTGGAGAGCTTCCGTTAACAGGGTTGACGGATCGTTGTGCTGTGACTCGAGACAAGCCAGGGGACAGCACGTGGAGCTGTCATCTTGTTCTTGTCTGGTGGGCCCTTGGAGAGGTCTTGGCTCCCCGGCCAGACCCAGAGGGTACCAGCTGCAAGAGAAGAATGCCTTAAGCACATCTGCCCGGGTCGGCTGTGCCCGGCACCCACCCTCCTGCCTGCCACTTGCGGACATGCAGACCTGGGGAGCATCAAGGAGATAAGGACGTTTATCCAGCCCAGACAGGTCACCCGGCAGTGGCAGCACATAAGGGGGAAGCTTTGGTCACCGCTCTCCCCATGTGCCTCTCCTGGGGATCCCTGCAGCTGACAGGACCTCTCCTTCGATGCCCCTTCCTCCTCGCCCCGCCTTCAAagcctccctttcctcctccgCAGGTTGAAAAAGTGGTCTCCAGGTCGGCCGTCTACTTCTCCATCCTGAGGAACCCCGTGCAGCTCATGGAGTCCTCCTTCGCCTACTACCGGGGCGCCTCGGCTTTCTCCCGCGCCCGCAGCCTGGAGGAGTTCCTCAGCCAGCCCCGCCGCTTCTACGACCCGCGCAGCAGCGACCGGCACTACGCCAGGAACCTCATGGCCTTCGACTTCGGCTTCAACCCGGACGGGGAGGCCTCGGCGGCGCGGGTGCGGCACATGCTGCAGGCCATCGAGGCCTCCTTCGACCTGCTCCTCATCTCCGAGTACTTCGACGAGTCCAtggtgctgctgaaggagacGCTCTGCTGGGACCTGGACAGCGTCGTCTCCTTCCCCCTCAACACCAGGGACAGCAGGGCCAAATCCCAGCTCTCCGGGGCGGCGGTGGAGAAGCTCAAAGCCTGGAACCGGCTGGACTGGGAGATCTACACCCACTTCAACAGGACCTTCTGGGCCAGGATCCAGCGGGACGTGGGCAGGGAGCGGATGGGGAGGGAGGTGCGGGCTCTGCGGgagaggagggcagagctggccgGGACCTGCCTGCAAGGGACGGGCAGCGTGGCCCCCCAGGACATCAAGGACTCCTCCCTGCGCCCGCTCCAGCACGGCAGCGCCAGGATCTTGGGCTACAACCTGAAGCCAGGCTTGGACCAGGAGACCGAGCTGCGCTGCCGGCGGCTGGTCACCCCCGAGCTGCAGTACAGCAGCGCTCTCTACAAGAGGCAGTTCCCTCAGCAGGACACCCCCGAGACCCCCCGGCCCCCCGGGAGGGACGGGGCCCCGCGCCGCGGGTCGGAGGACGCCCAGAACTGAGCATCCTCCTAAGCCTCCAAAGCGTCCTTCTTCCCAGGACACCCGGGTCCACCACCTTGGGCTGGGAGGCTGCATCTGCTCCCccaaggacttttttttttgggggggtggtcGGGCAGGGGATGCTGACACCCCTCTGtctgtgcccccccccccacacacacacatgctgaaGGACAGCGGGGCAGGGTGGGCTGTGAGGGGTGGCCTGGGGGGCTCCTCATGGCCTGGGGGGGTCCTCATGGCCTGGGGGTTCCTCCTCACAACCTgatcccccccccaaaaaaaaaagggagcacCAAGCCCCCCGAGGGGCAGCCGGAGCCAAAGAGGGGGGGTCAGCTGAGGCTCAGCCAGAGGAGCAAGAGGGTGAGACCCCAGCATCCCCCCCATCCCACAGGATGCCACAGGGATGGGATTCCAGGTGGGAAGCGCGAGGGGTCCCAGGAGCTCGGGTTCTGCTCCCTCCACAGGTGGAGAAGCAGCTTCTTGATTAAACAACAGCAGTTAAGAGTCATCTAGAACGTGCCCCTCCATTCCAGCAGGAGACCagcttcccccccctccctgcaggccAAACCTCAAACATCTGAAAATCACCCCAGGGGGGGGCGTGttgaagggggggaaaaaacaaaaccccaagtaataaaaaaatcagcgTTTTTCTGTTGGTTGTTCTCCTCAGGAACTGGCTGGTTTGGGCAAGGGGGTCTCCAGGTGGCAGCTCAGCCTCCAGGAATCCTGCACCTGGGGTTGTCCCAGCCCCCTTGGAGACACCCCCATGGGGACCCCCAGCATTGCTTGGTTGAGCCCCCATTGCATCTCCACCCCAGGaacctcccccccaccccattcCAGACACAAGGAGCTGGGGGAGGTTGGACACCTCCATGGCTTTTCCCATTCTCAGGGACCAGACGGGCTGATGTCCCCCCTCAGGCAGCTCCCAGAAGGTGACATGTCTCACCTTAACGCTAATCACAGCCTTTATTGTTCTCGTGATTGCCACAAAGTGCCGTTTTATCTCCGGAAAACTTCAGGCAGACACCGAGAGAGGAGCCCTGGGGTGCACTTGCTCACCCCCACCAGCTTCTTGGGACtcactggtttttttttaaaccacagacGCTTTTTGCACCACTTCTTGACGCTTTGCAGACTCAGGTGAAGCACCAAGATCCTGGATTTGCAGGGTCTCCTGTGACCACTGAACTCCTTTGCCCTGGagcatttttaattcttctccAAGAGCCACCAAAGCTCAGCCTTTGCAATTCAAGGGTCTCAGCTGAACCCACCAATTTTTGACTCGTATCCATTTAAGTAACTTGAAAGAGCAAAACctgcttcctccttctcccacctTTCCGAGGCAGTTACTGGtttatggtttgtttttatgGCCCAAGAGGCCCAGTCAGATTATTTCAAGTGTTGCCTGATGCAATAACCCAAGACTTGCTCAAGCCAACCCATGTCATGGCCCTGACTTGCTGCAAGTTTCCTGCCAATAAAAGACAACCAGCAATTTATGCAAAAAGTGTTAgttccccctttcccccccccccccccccacgcccTAGAGATGTGGGGTTTCAAACATCTCAGGCTCTCCAGGGAGAATTTCAAAGCTATTCCCAAAGGAGCTCAGGGATTCAGGGATCCTGCAAGGCCAGCTTGGCTGATAAATAGAAACatggaaaggtttgggttgggagggagcttaaagatcatccagacccaaccccctgcatgggcagggacacctcccaccagcccaggctgctccaagccccatccaacctgcccttcaacactgccagggatggggcagccacagcttccctgggcaacctgggccaggctctcaccaccctcacctTTGCAGTGGTTTAATTAAATCTCACCCCGTGGCAGGGACTGAATGGCCAGGGCAGATCCTGGAtgggaagagcagcaaaacCCTCCATGCTGGGAAACCTGCCCCCAGAAGAAGGGCTGCAGGGACCTCCTTGGCCCTTGGTCCACAGCTCAGGCACGaggctcagagctgctcttctcccctttcctcttGTGCTGTGGTTCATCCCCCTCCACAGGGGCTGCCACCCTGGCCTTGGGTATCTTGTACTTGCTCTTCTGGCTGTACAGGAGGTTTTTCTGGAAGAGCCGTGGGATGTTGCCCTGGTAGAGCAGGAGGGCAACCAGCATCCCTGAAAGGAGAGCACAGAGCCCTTCTGTGTGCTGGGCAAGTTGGTTTCCAGGCCCTTGCCACAACCTTCAGCAGGTTGCTCAGCACCACTGAAGTCCCCACTGACAGTACCTGGAAGACCCTTGGCACGTTACTTGATGAAGAATTTAACCCTTGTGTCCTTAACACAACAGCAAGGCTTGTTTTGAGCCAAAATGGCCACAAACCACCAGAGTCTCCTTCCTCCACTTCTAGGCAGCAATTATCTAACTCCCCATGGTCACCCTGAAGCTGTGGACAGCTTCAACAGCATAGCTCAAGCTGTGGTTACCCTAAAACATCTTTCATCTCCCCCAAACTTCAGCCTCAGGgagatttttctcctctgtgtccCATGTAGGAATTGGATTAAAGGAATGTAGAGCAGAGGGATGACTAGAgtgagggagga harbors:
- the LOC127387768 gene encoding galactose-3-O-sulfotransferase 2-like — encoded protein: MLQDAALAPGSSQCILDIFLVLDLKYFTPSRDTHGLILAPSTMRGKLNAIYRCQPGRLWVFFSLLILLLVTLQVVEKLQPPRSCRCELEQSAHHSQKRFSSALQSPDLLWEDDPPEWQRKARPQLAATEDIFQVDLYFSQETPLGRSPGSQEEHRTWQPVESSREVNTHPSSTRMKSHLPGLSKATRKGPSPSLPGRISRVWGDVEAVPDKFMIFAKRKSAEEQGRTAPPGTRQVLVLSQSQPPATGSPHHQWLKHSLPNAAQPPPAEDLDKTDLERGFFPRQTEVSEGGELTLGGGHQARGVFSPGEMCEPKTDIVFLKVHKSASSTVMNILFRFGETHNLTFAFPSGGGNQLFYPNHFLAKFVQGFSPQSPQRFNILCHHMRFLQPEVEKVVSRSAVYFSILRNPVQLMESSFAYYRGASAFSRARSLEEFLSQPRRFYDPRSSDRHYARNLMAFDFGFNPDGEASAARVRHMLQAIEASFDLLLISEYFDESMVLLKETLCWDLDSVVSFPLNTRDSRAKSQLSGAAVEKLKAWNRLDWEIYTHFNRTFWARIQRDVGRERMGREVRALRERRAELAGTCLQGTGSVAPQDIKDSSLRPLQHGSARILGYNLKPGLDQETELRCRRLVTPELQYSSALYKRQFPQQDTPETPRPPGRDGAPRRGSEDAQN